ATCTGGATGGCATTGTGGCGCAGGTGATTAGGGCTGCCGATGATGTGGGTGAAAACAGCCAGACCATGCAGGCGCGCAACCGCATTGCACTGGATTCCGCAACCTCGGTTGATGAAGCCGCCGAGACCATGTTGAGCCTGGTGGAGTCACAACTGGTGGCGATCAGTCAGGCCTCCGGTACGGCTGAGGTCATGAAGTCTGCCATGGAGGAGGTTGTCGCCAAGGCGCGAGAACAGTTCGAGTCGGTACGCTCGGGTACGCAGGCGATTCGCGATATCGTCCAGACCTCCGCGAGGCGAGTACAGGCGCTGAACCAGCGCACGGTTGAGATCGACGAAATGGTAGCACTGATCACGGATATCACGGCCCAGACCAATCTGCTGGCACTCAATGCGGCCATTGAAGCGGCACGTGCAGGCGAACATGGGCGTGGATTCTCGGTGGTAGCCGATGAAGTCAGGGCGCTCGCAGCGCGAACTGAAACCGCCGCGCATGAGATCAGTGCCCGTATCGAGCGGATTCAGAAAGAGAGTGTCGACGCAGTACGTTTCATGGAGGCCGGTGTGGAAGACGTGGATCGCAGTCTGCAGCTGGCGGAGCAGTCCACTTCGGATAACACGGAGCTGCATGACAGCGTGGCGCAGATGTTTGATATCATCAAGCACATCGACCGTCACAGCCAAGAGCACGGTGGCCATGCTCGATCTGTCGCTGAGATCACCACACGCATGCATCAGGCGGTGGGAGAGTTGCAGTTAAGCTCAGATCAGGTCAAGGGAACGGCAGCCAAGCTGCAACAGCTGGTGGGCGCGTTTGAAGTCAGCTCGGCCAAATAGCGCTCAGCCCGCTCGCCACCGTGGCGGGCGGGCAGCGGCTCAGCTGGCGGGCACTTCATCTCGCAGGAATACCCAGGTATCGCCCTTGCTTTGTTCCTGGCTGAAATAATACCCCTCCAGATCAAACGCCTTGATCGCTTCAGGCGCATCGATGCGATTCTGGATGATGTAACGGCTCATCAGGCCGCGTGCCTTTTTGGCATAGAAACTGATGATCTTGTATTGACCGTTCTTGAAATCCTTGAATACCGGGGTGATCAGTCGGGCGTTGAGCGCCTTGGGCTGTACCGACTTGAAGTATTCATTTGACGCCAGGTTGACCACTACGTCATCGGATGTTTTCAATTCCTCGTTCAGTGCGGCGGTAATGCGTTCGCCCCAGAACTGGTAAAGGTTGTCGCCAGAAGCGGTTTTCAGTCGAGTTCCCATCTCCAGGCGGTAGGGCTCCAGCAGATCCAGCGGACGCAACACGCCATACAGGCCTGACAGAATGCGCAGATGCTGCTGTGCGAAGCTGAAGTCAGCCTCGCTGAAGCTCTCGGCATCCAGACCGGTGTACACATCTCCCTTGAAAGCCAATACGGCGGGGCGGGCATTGTCCGGCGTATGTTTGGGCTCCCAGCTCTGGTAGCGTGCCACATTAAGACTGGCCAGCTTGTCACTGAGTTTCATCAGCTCGGCAACATCCTGAACCGAAAGCTGACGCAGTGTCTCGATCAGCTGTTGTGACTGCTCGGTAAAGCGTGGCTGGGTGTAGGTATCGGTAGCGAGAGGGGATTCATAATCAAGCGTTTTGGCTGGTGAAACCAGTGTCAGCATGAGTTGGGTCTACCTTGCACAATAAAAGAGAAGGGGCCGCACCTGACCGGCCCCGGCGGATCTAAAAGGGAATTAATGCAGGCTGTTGTTCAGTTCGTCAACTATTTCAGCCCAATCGGAATCACTGCTGATCGCTTCGCGCAGAAACTCGGCCTGGGTTTCGTTCCAGAATGACGCCTCATGCAGCTGAATCTCGCTGCTGAACAGCCGGTGGGTGCGAATAAACTGCTCAATTGAGTCATTGTCTGCCGGCAGGCCGAGCTGTTCGAACAGGGCGCTGAAGGTGTGAGCGGATGTATCCATGTAAACCTCCTGTGGCAATATCAGACGTAGCCGTATCTGTCTCCATTATGGTCAAGCCTGCAGGATTGTCAAAACCTGACTATTTTGGTTGGTTTTGTGTCGAGTCGAATCGTTGTTCTGGCAATGACAGCGATAACATAGGCTTGCAAGCTTCTCAACGCATTCTGAGCGGCAGCGACTTAACAAGTTGTGTATCATAGCGTTTTAGGACAGACCGACTGACGAGTACGCAATGAGCAAACAGACCGTTCTGACCGGTATTACCACCACCGGTACCCCGCATATTGGTAACTATCTGGGCGCCATCAAGCCCGCCATTGAAGCGAGCGAAAACCCCGCTTTCAACAGCTACTTCTTTCTGGCTGATTTCCATGCGCTGATCAAGTGCCAGGAGCCTGACCGGGTCGCGCGTTCCACCCGTGAAATTGCGGCAACTTGGCTGGCATTGGGGCTGGACACCAATAAGGCGACTTTCTACCGTCAGACCGACATTCCTGAAATCACAGAGCTGACCTGGATTCTGACCTGCCAGACCTCCAAAGGGCTGATGAACCGTGCCCATGCTTACAAGGCCTCGGTGGATGCCAACCGTGAGGCCGGTAAGGAAGACCTGGATGACGGTGTCACCATGGGTCTGTTCAGCTATCCGATATTGATGGCCGCCGACATCCTCATGTTCAATGCCGACACTATCCCGGTGGGCAAGGATCAGGTGCAGCATATCGAGATGGCGCGTGATATCGCCGGTCGATTCAACCATCAGTTTGAGCCCCTGTTCACCCTGCCGCAGGCGCAGGTGGATGAAGAAACTCAGCTGATTCCGGGGCTGGACGGCCGCAAGATGTCCAAGAGCTATAACAACACCATTCCATTGTTCTGTTCGTCAGATGAGCTGCGCAGGCTGATCAATCAGATCGTGACCGATACCCGTGAGCCGGGTGAACCCAAAGATCCGGACAATACCCTGATGCACCTCTATCGCTGTTTTGCGACCGAAGCGGAAAGTGCCGCCATGCGTCAGCGGTTTATCGACGGGATCGGCTGGGGGGCTGCCAAAACTGAACTCTTCGAGTACCTGGACGCCCAGCTGTCTTCGCCGCGTGCCCGTTACAACGAACTGATGAATGACCTGGGTGAAGTGGAAGCGGTACTGCTCAAAGGCGCTGAGCGTGCGCGGGAATATGCAACTCCGTTTCTCGACAAGGTGCGCCATGCCGTCGGTATCCGTTCACTGACCGATACCAGCACTACACAGCAGCAGAAAGTGGCGAAAGAAAAGGAAAAGAGTGAAGAAGAGATTGCCCGTGTCGAGGAAGGGCGCCGTCGTGCCATCCTGATGCAGATTCGTCCCCTGCTGGAGCAAGTGGAACAGGCTGAAGACAAGACCGCTGCAGCGGTAGCATTGGTCGCTGAAAAGTCGGCTGAAGTTGAAGCGTTGAAGAAAAAAGCACGTCAGAAGGCTCAGAATGAGCTGGATCTACTCAAGGAGGAGCTGGCGGCCTATCTCTAGCCCCCTTCCCATATCTCTTCCTGCGTGACCTGAAACAGCCTTTCCCGACCGGAAAGGCTGTTTCATTTCCGCTGTCCTCTCTTTGTCATCAAATGACAAAGAAAGCCTCACGCACTTGTTATATTCCGCCATTAGGCTATGCTTATTGTAATAAAACTACAAAATAAAACCAACAGGAGGAAGAGCATGGATATTCAGGTAAAGGCAGAAGAGCGGACTATCGCCATTCTGGGTGTGGATGGCGAAAATTTCGTTGTCAGCGGCGTGTACAAGGGCACCGCACGCAAGCCAAGCTCTTATATCGTAACCCGCAGCAGTGACCGCAGTGTCACTGTACGCGACCTTAGCACTTTCCCGAGCCATCAGCAGGTACGCGAATTAATGAGCTGATATCGACACCCGATTCAGCAAGAGAAACTGCCGCCTTGTGCGGCAGTTTTCGTTTGGGTGTGGTCAGGAGAGCTATTGCACCGTTTCGTTATCGC
This DNA window, taken from Marinobacterium iners, encodes the following:
- a CDS encoding DUF2789 domain-containing protein, with the translated sequence MDTSAHTFSALFEQLGLPADNDSIEQFIRTHRLFSSEIQLHEASFWNETQAEFLREAISSDSDWAEIVDELNNSLH
- a CDS encoding tryptophan--tRNA ligase, whose protein sequence is MSKQTVLTGITTTGTPHIGNYLGAIKPAIEASENPAFNSYFFLADFHALIKCQEPDRVARSTREIAATWLALGLDTNKATFYRQTDIPEITELTWILTCQTSKGLMNRAHAYKASVDANREAGKEDLDDGVTMGLFSYPILMAADILMFNADTIPVGKDQVQHIEMARDIAGRFNHQFEPLFTLPQAQVDEETQLIPGLDGRKMSKSYNNTIPLFCSSDELRRLINQIVTDTREPGEPKDPDNTLMHLYRCFATEAESAAMRQRFIDGIGWGAAKTELFEYLDAQLSSPRARYNELMNDLGEVEAVLLKGAERAREYATPFLDKVRHAVGIRSLTDTSTTQQQKVAKEKEKSEEEIARVEEGRRRAILMQIRPLLEQVEQAEDKTAAAVALVAEKSAEVEALKKKARQKAQNELDLLKEELAAYL
- the yaaA gene encoding peroxide stress protein YaaA — its product is MLTLVSPAKTLDYESPLATDTYTQPRFTEQSQQLIETLRQLSVQDVAELMKLSDKLASLNVARYQSWEPKHTPDNARPAVLAFKGDVYTGLDAESFSEADFSFAQQHLRILSGLYGVLRPLDLLEPYRLEMGTRLKTASGDNLYQFWGERITAALNEELKTSDDVVVNLASNEYFKSVQPKALNARLITPVFKDFKNGQYKIISFYAKKARGLMSRYIIQNRIDAPEAIKAFDLEGYYFSQEQSKGDTWVFLRDEVPAS